CTGATAGATGGAGAGGAACGGGCCCAGGACCCCACCGAGGTCCCTGAGTACGCCAAGGAAATCCACACCTacctgagggaggtggaggtgagagtTCCTGCTTGTTTATGTAGTGTCAAAGTTCACTGCGTTCCCAGCATGCATTTCTCTTCAAGGAGGATCTTTTTGATCCACACCTTCCAAAGAGGAAGAGCTTCCAAAGAGGAAGCTTTTGGTTCTCCTCATGAATACTAGAAGTCTGCTTCCTCTAAACAGTGAGCATGGCCCATGTGACTAaacttgtctctctgtgtgcgtctTGTCTGTGGTTGCTCGCTcgccctccctcctctgtcctctctgcttCTCCTGGCACTTCGTATGTCTGTGGTTGCTCTCCCAGGTGAAGATGCGTCCCAAGGCGGGCTACATGAAGAAGCAGCCTGACATCACGGGCAGCATGCGGGCCATCCTGGTGGActggctggtggaggtgggcgaGGAGTACAAGCTGCAGAACGAGACGCTGTACCTGGCTGTCAACTACATCGACCGCTTCCTGTCCTCCATGTCGGTGCTCAGGGGGAAGCTTCAGCTGGTCGGCACGGCTGCCATGCTTCTGGCCTCGTAAGTCAAACACGTCCACCGGCCCAGTCCCTATGGAGGGTTAATTTTCTTTCGTCCTCCGTGGAACTGCAGGATATGTCCGCCATGAGGTCATATCCTGCAACCCTAGGCCaaagagtcccccccccccccccccccccccccccggcctgaGTCAGGGTGGTTGTGGGCGAAGGGCGTTGCGCGCTGCCGTTTCAATTCCAGTCAAAAAGCTTTATCGCATGACTATTGTGAACAGTGTtacaatgcattatttatagGGGTGCAAcagatcacaaaactcacggtttgtaccgtgtcacggtttttgagtcaagGGTCGGATAATTTTtggatcaacaacaaaaaagatggggcctaaaaaatatacatatatttggtTCCTgtttgtcagttgaggtcatgggtaggtagggaattaattttatttttttccagcggcagcgaatgatgggtaggttgttctcatttATAAACGAGAATTCGCTCATcgttgtacagaatgaagaggtgctgtaaggaaaggccaaataaaacacgacaaactgtatttcgctacgatacttgattaggaACACCCCTAACCACTCGGTGGGTACTTCTGAAAATGAATGTTTAGGGTTGTTTTTAAGGACAGGATCGTGAATGTCCAAAGCCAGCCCTTCTGAAGcaggatcacttgcgtcccgaaccgagagggttgatccgtacggatcacgagtaacccgtgaaccgttgcaccactgattatttatctttattcttTGTACCTGATTGAAGTCTGTTTCCTTACCCTACgagtttttttacttttaacgcataataataaataatatatctatcaatttttttttatacattggtagtcaagtcGGGGCCCTATTAAGGCAGCCGCCATAACCACACAGTGCTTGGGGAAACACAGTCCATTTCCCCAGAGGACGTGGTCGGGGTGTAGTTTGGCCTTAAGCCCTCAGAGACAGACCGATCAGGTTTATTCCAATTGAACTGCTCAAGTGTTCTTCAGAAGGTTCCGTTAAGACAATCGTTGTGTTCCTCCTCCGCAGTAAGTTTGAGGAGATCTACCCCCCCGAGGTGGCGGAGTTTGTGTACATCACGGACGACACCTACACCAAGAAGCAGGTCCTGAGGATGGAGCACCTGGTGCTGAAGGTCCTCTCCTTCGACCTGGCCGCGCCCACCATCAACCAGTTCCTGTCGCAGTACTTCCTGCACCACGCCCTCAACAAGAGGGTGGAGAGCCTGGCCATGGTGAGGGGACCCCTACCCTAGCGCTGGAGAGGTGCTCCTGTAAACTAGTCCCTACCTGGTTGGATCTCGGCGATGGGCTGGAGGCTGCTCAGTTGGACTTTTATGAATACGATATAATATTTTTTGGTATTTCTCAAGTAACGAGATACGAGAtggcttttttttaaatccataGCTGCAGCTTTGAAACTAGACGCAAACGATGGGTTTTATATCGTGTGCGTTTTGTACTGCACTCTCCCGAGTCGGTTCCCAGAGCCGCTCTCTAACAGCAGAACGTTCTCCTCCGCAGTACCTGTCGGAGCTGAGCCTGGTGGACTCTGAGCCGTTCCTCAAGTACCTCCCGTCACAcacggccgccgccgccctcctcctcgcccaccACACCATCACAGGAGAGTCCTGGGTAAGCCTGGGGGACCGCGACAGCCGGCCTGTAGGCTACATGTTCTGATGAACACCGACTTGGTTTAGTCTTGATGGTGGCGCTCACCTTGAGTCACTCACCAGCTCGCAGTaaactcacttgttcagaggtCACTAGACTCTGCATTAGGCCTGCATGATTCGGGTGTTTCATATGGCCCTTTATAACTGACTAAAGTGCAGTATCAAAAActgattgatttattttgtaattataGCAGCACATTGTCTTTAATTGCTGGCCTTTTATAACTACTGAACCAACTCCACGCACCTGTAATTTAAAACTAAAATCCACACGGGGGCGAATCGAGATCGCCACTTTATGACTATTTATCGTGCAGGCCTTCTCTGCATGgcatcccccccacacccccctttCTGTAGGTtgtgcgtcctggcacttaacaGTACTTGGTATCGTGCAGTAGGGATGgacgatatggcctaaaatccatattgcgatatacattgcaacctattgcgataacgatatatatcacgatatataaatcataatagaaccatttcagaacaggttacatagactctaaggaaagccaaactgctaaatgtataaaacaaaagaaagaaacttagtaggcctatgtcgttttgagaacatttattgtgcaaaactaatcatacaacataatgttgtagctgcagagactttaacaaagaaaaaaatcttctgtgtaatgacgtatacttctcttaattaaattaaaactggtggtgtcttgttaataaagaaacggatactatgaattagggaaatacgtattaggcatggctattttaaataaagaacaaTTTTCCAAGTGtgcactagggctgtaacgatacacaaattcacggtTTGTATCatgatttttgacccacggtttgatacatcccacgattcttttaaatttaaaaagcataacaaataatttggaacactgaacagatttgaaccgaaagaatactattaaagtatagctaaattaataaagaaataaccaaagattgcagttggaggatgctttttgctggtaggcataatggggcccctttaactgtttggttggtttattcaaatatccttattagcgcttcttattaggctatgtagctgaaataatgacataatcaggccgtatagaatgcaacatgtttaatagcctaactttcaatagatgaggaaaaacatgaacgtcgcaataatgaggcatagtgttacgagtagcatttgtgtgtgcgggagaatggcagtgtgagTGACgtgagcggtagcgcgtgtgtctagtgaagaagcaaacgagtccggtagaataaagtacccatcctgtcaataatcggtggccgcttaattccgacctataagcagacaaactgccagtcaaatcacacaaaacaatagagacaggatcacacaggcaatttttttcgcgcttcgcccactctggataaatgtcgttcatatcgcatatgaggacttcgacggctgtggagaaatgcaatcctccgtagccacggagagctgtgatcacagaggggcatctcgtcacatatttacggcatcgataggagggggcgctgtcagcagactattatttagacaaattattagcaaatttcaatcggacaatttgaccgaagagttagaaagggcatattgcgcttctgccttctcacaccgcgagacaggttcgtggcttggagtatcgcgattttcggtttgatacgcatatcgttacagccctagtgtgcacagatacttgatattaaaacataaaagtgcaaagtgaaCGCAtgcaatcaccagctcctctgtttcgctttcagccatatttgcttagatgacgatgatgcgttgaagccggttgtagctcatggctctttaaatttcacgggtcgcggatgatgcgttgcagccggttgcagctcatggctctttttaaatttcgctggtcgcggacgatgcgatgcagacggttgcagctcgtagCTCTACCCATGACccgctctttatatttcgcgggtcatggatagatcgcgtcaaacatgcaTTCGCGGCACTCGAGTGCATCGAGTGTCGCGAATATTAGTTATATTGCTCCATCGCCGtggagcaatataactaaaatctctatcgtaggccattttttatcgtgtatatcgtttatatcgcgcattcctatcGTGCagtatcttatcctagctatctgtgttgtgtagggggaatgggttaaccgaGTGATTATTAGTGCTTGGTTCTTGAGTCTGAACATCCTTTACGTACCGACAgattgtttctttcttctgacaaatggacttattgtaagtcactctggataaaagagtctccttcctggtcctggttctcctgtccctcactctggttctcctgtccctcactctggttctcctgtccctcactctggttctcctgtccctcactctggttctcctgtccctcactctggttctcctgtccctcactctggttctcctgtccctcactctctcgtTCTCCTCAGCCCGCGGCCCTTGGGGAGGTGTCGGGCTACTCTGTGGAGGACCTGACCCCGTgtctccaggacctccaccagatGTTCCTCGCCGCCTCGCAGCACGCCCAGCAGTCGGTCCCCGACAAGTACAAGAGTGCCAAGtaagccctcccccccccccccccccaaactagATGGGTCGACACCATTAATTTTCTCAGAgcatatatctatattttattATAGTATGTTCCCACTGACCTCTCCTCTGCCCCCCTAGGTACCACGAGGTGTCTCTCATCACCCCCCCGGCCACGCTGAACATctgaccccagccccccacGTCTCTTCACCAGCACATCGTAGACCAGCCACCTCGCCCACTTTTAGGGCGGCCGGTGGGTTAGGAATTTTAACTCTATTTTTCTACTGTCCTGTGGGGACTGGTTTTAACCGCTTCAGCGAGGTCATCGCCTCGTTAATCACGGTCCGTCTGCGGGCCGCGCCTGCGTGCTCTTCATGcgatgtacaaaaaaaaatgcatttctctgcagtctttctattttttttttaaatgtttttgtaCCCGTCTCCACGGTGACGCCAGTTCTCCTCAGAGCCACAACATGGCTTTACCAAGTGTGTTTGATGTTCTGTACATATTTTATACACACTGCCAGTCCGGTTGAATGCAGTCCCACGTTGCCTCAGGGATGCACCGCAAGTCTTCCAGCCCGCCCTCGGGGTCTGCTCTGTTGTCTCGGTCGTCTGTCACTCCACCTGCTCAGTTGTAAATAAATCCTACTGTAGACTGCACTTCTGCTcatgtgttttgtttattgACTGCTGGGGGGAAGCAGAGAGCCGCAGTCCTGCTCTTGTGTATTGAGCGTGGCAAAGTCATGcttcttccggtagagcccatgggacctatgagacggGGCCGGATTAACAATTTTCTGTGCCCTGGGCAACAAGgctcaagcccccccccccgccgccgccaaaAAATCGTAAAGTCGCTATCATCAGAACTTGGTGGCTTGATGAGTACTTATTGAATGTTTCAATTGTCTTGACAGCAAACAGCTAGGTAGGCCTTAACTTAAAACCATagaacattttaaaaatgtGAAATTATCACCAGCCATGAAGCAGGCAATTAGTGTGTTTTTAGTAAAAAATAAACCATTGGCTACACTTTCATGTAATTTCAAAGTCAAGATCATGTTTATTGTATCACAAATCAACATTTGATGTTGATTACTTCACTACTATATAtccttattttatttaaacaaatggaccttaccacacacacacacacacacccactcactcactctcgccctctcacaaacacctccccaaaccctctcgtaatctgtccttgtccccgtataattttttatgttttggtatATGTTACATGTCTGTCGCACGTATCTGGGGTTTTGTCGTGTTATGTGGTGTCTGTAGATGTAtgtttgcacttaaaaaaaaaaaaaaaaaaccttgtcaCGGGCACTGGGCAAGTGCCCAGTTGCCCTAATGGTTAATCCGGCCTTGCTATGAGAGCGAAagatatgaatgggtttcattggaaagtaattattttctagTCCCATTCTTTATTTACACTGGATTACAGatatgtttgtggatttaaatgacaatttttcatgcaaagaactTAAATCTTAGCGCAGAAGtctgataatgttaggttttgtgtgaggccgctttgaaGACGTACAGCCCTTTGCTGCCCTCGACGCAAATGATACAAGTCACctcccgcacttggaactcgtgTCGATCTCTGCTCCACGTCAcagcttttttccaaggggaggataaaagcatcgaaaggtGAAAACAAGTCAGCATGTGGAGGGTTTcggttatgccgatggggagattatCGGTTTTGTcgacgccagtcgcagggagcttgacgtcacatacgagacagTCTTTCTCGTGTTTTTtttctacagcctttaactgaacaattgcacaataaacggtcaaactcttggcatgaacaattatttaaatccacaaacatgcGTGTAATCCGGGACATTTTAAGACTAGGACCAGAAAATAACTTTCTCTCCTTTGaattcattcatatttttcgatctcataggtcccatgggctctaccggaaggggcgtgacttcgccactattGGCCGCTGGGAGGCAGCAGAGATCCGTAGTCCCTGTTATTACCATGGTTATTACTGGACCCAGGGGGCAGCAGATCCGCAGTCCTGTGTTTATTTGCCGCTGGGGGGCAGCAGAGAGCCTCACTCATGTGTTTATTGGCCGCTGCGGGGCAGCAGAGAGCCGCTGtgtactgggaggactgggctAGAAAGAGGCGGGAGAGTTGGTTTATTGCTGGTGTGTCTTGCAAATGAACGGTATGGTAATGAGATTAATCGAACCACATAATTCAGACTTCaaatcattttaattaaaaatatattgcaAGCATTATTTCATACTACCCCAGCAGCTTTTTTAAACTCTGCATCTCGTCATTACTCTGCTTAACAGCTTAATGCACTTGTCTGCAGAATCATTAAATTAATGACATGTGAATAATTTGCCCTTATGGTGGTGGCGCCTGGTTCCCAGTGGTTCTCCTGGAGGGTTGTggtcgcctcctcctccctcctctcctgacggagggagggaggagggagtctGCTCCTGATGGAGGGTTTAGCCCCTCACAACGCCACAGCCCTGCCGGAGCAGAGCAGCTCCTGTCAGATCCTCCTGGTCtgctggtctcctcctcctggtctgtTGCTCCTGGTGTGCTCCTCCTGGTCtactcctggtctcctcctccgggtctcctcctggtctc
The window above is part of the Gadus macrocephalus chromosome 10, ASM3116895v1 genome. Proteins encoded here:
- the ccna2 gene encoding cyclin-A2 → MSEAPLSELHNQENMVSRLRGAAKSRAPAPAPENRENLPPKTRAAAPENQENLPPRTVLGGLQQNAPSRAQNQRATGKQGGSSQPTCKNEDFSKSCAEKTSKQPFFQIHVDEPDCAVSRRPAAPRVKPAEGSLLHPAMTRLRQPLAPLDLPSAMDVSFGDSPMDMSLIDGEERAQDPTEVPEYAKEIHTYLREVEVKMRPKAGYMKKQPDITGSMRAILVDWLVEVGEEYKLQNETLYLAVNYIDRFLSSMSVLRGKLQLVGTAAMLLASKFEEIYPPEVAEFVYITDDTYTKKQVLRMEHLVLKVLSFDLAAPTINQFLSQYFLHHALNKRVESLAMYLSELSLVDSEPFLKYLPSHTAAAALLLAHHTITGESWPAALGEVSGYSVEDLTPCLQDLHQMFLAASQHAQQSVPDKYKSAKYHEVSLITPPATLNI